From one Bacteroides eggerthii genomic stretch:
- the rnr gene encoding ribonuclease R: MAKTKKEKKEKKAGKRMKKKELVKALLDFFHIKQDEVLSLKYIFEQLHLTTHPLKMLCMDILSELSDDDYITEVDKHKYKLNNHGVEMTGIFQRKSNGKNSFIPEGGGDPIFVAERNSAHAMAGDKVRIAFYAKRRGREAEGEVIEILERANDTFVGTLEVAKSYAFLVTENRTLANDIFIPKEKLKGGKTGDKAIVKVVEWPDKAKNPIGQVIDILGKAGDNTTEMHAILAEFGLPYVYPASVEKAADKIPAEIPAEEYAKREDFRNITTLTIDPKDAKDFDDALSVRKLKDNLWEVGVHIADVTHYVTEDSIIDKEAEKRATSVYLVDRTIPMLPERLCNFICSLRPNEEKLAYSAIFEMTDKGEIKNSRIVHTVIKSDRRFTYEEAQQIIETKEGDFKEEILKLDALAKILREKRFAAGAINFDRYEVKFEIDEKGKPISVYFKESKDANKLVEEFMLLANRTVAEKIGRVPKSKKPKVFPYRIHDLPDPEKLDNLSQFIARFGYKLRTSGTKTDVSKSINHLLDDIQGKKEENLIETVSIRAMQKARYSVHNIGHYGLSFDYYTHFTSPIRRYPDMLVHRLLTKYLDLGGRSVSEQKYEALCEHSSSMEQIAANAERASIKYKQVEYMTERLGQTYDGVISGVTEWGLYVELNENKCEGMIPIRDLDDDYYEFDEKNYCLRGRRKKRTYSLGDAITIKVARANLEKKQLDFALIE, from the coding sequence ATGGCTAAGACAAAAAAAGAAAAGAAAGAGAAAAAGGCTGGCAAGCGAATGAAGAAAAAAGAGCTTGTCAAAGCGCTATTGGATTTCTTCCACATAAAACAAGACGAAGTACTGTCACTGAAATACATTTTCGAACAACTCCACCTCACCACACATCCGCTGAAGATGCTGTGTATGGACATCCTATCCGAACTGTCGGATGATGACTACATCACCGAAGTGGACAAGCATAAATACAAGTTAAATAACCATGGCGTGGAGATGACAGGCATCTTCCAGCGCAAGAGCAACGGCAAGAACTCCTTCATTCCTGAAGGCGGCGGCGATCCCATCTTCGTAGCCGAACGCAACTCGGCACACGCCATGGCGGGCGACAAAGTGCGCATTGCCTTCTATGCCAAGCGCCGCGGGCGCGAAGCCGAAGGTGAAGTCATCGAGATACTAGAACGTGCCAACGACACTTTCGTAGGTACACTGGAAGTTGCCAAATCATACGCCTTCCTTGTTACGGAAAACCGCACGCTGGCCAATGACATCTTCATTCCCAAAGAGAAGCTGAAAGGCGGGAAGACGGGAGATAAAGCCATCGTCAAGGTAGTAGAATGGCCCGACAAAGCCAAGAATCCCATCGGTCAGGTTATCGACATCCTGGGAAAAGCCGGAGACAATACCACCGAGATGCATGCCATCCTGGCCGAATTCGGTCTGCCGTATGTCTACCCTGCTTCCGTAGAAAAAGCCGCAGACAAGATACCCGCCGAAATTCCTGCGGAAGAATATGCCAAACGTGAAGATTTCCGCAATATAACCACCCTTACCATAGACCCCAAAGACGCCAAAGACTTTGACGACGCCTTGTCTGTCCGCAAGCTGAAGGATAACCTCTGGGAAGTAGGCGTACACATCGCCGACGTAACACACTACGTAACGGAAGACAGCATCATCGACAAAGAAGCCGAAAAACGCGCCACCTCCGTCTATCTCGTAGACCGTACCATTCCGATGCTTCCTGAACGGCTTTGCAACTTCATCTGCTCGCTGCGCCCCAACGAAGAGAAGCTGGCTTACTCCGCTATCTTTGAAATGACAGACAAGGGTGAGATAAAGAACTCACGTATTGTACATACAGTTATCAAGTCCGACCGTCGCTTCACCTACGAAGAGGCACAGCAGATTATCGAAACCAAAGAGGGAGACTTTAAAGAAGAAATACTCAAGTTGGACGCACTTGCCAAGATATTACGCGAAAAACGGTTCGCCGCCGGCGCCATTAACTTCGACCGCTATGAAGTGAAGTTCGAAATTGATGAAAAAGGCAAACCCATCAGCGTATATTTCAAAGAATCCAAAGACGCCAACAAGCTGGTAGAGGAGTTCATGCTGCTCGCCAACCGCACTGTGGCCGAAAAGATAGGACGCGTGCCCAAAAGCAAAAAGCCAAAAGTATTCCCTTACCGTATCCACGACCTTCCGGATCCCGAAAAGCTGGATAACCTGTCGCAATTCATCGCTCGTTTTGGCTATAAGCTGCGCACCAGCGGAACCAAGACGGATGTATCCAAGTCCATCAATCACCTGTTGGATGATATTCAAGGCAAGAAAGAGGAGAACCTCATCGAAACCGTATCCATCCGCGCCATGCAAAAAGCGCGTTATTCCGTACACAACATCGGACATTACGGGCTGTCATTCGATTATTACACCCACTTCACTTCGCCTATCCGGCGCTATCCGGACATGCTGGTGCACCGGTTACTGACCAAATATTTAGACTTAGGCGGACGAAGCGTTTCCGAACAAAAATACGAAGCCCTCTGCGAACATTCCAGCAGTATGGAACAGATTGCTGCCAATGCGGAACGCGCCTCTATCAAGTACAAGCAAGTGGAATATATGACAGAACGCCTTGGACAGACGTACGACGGTGTCATCTCAGGCGTTACCGAATGGGGGCTGTACGTAGAGCTGAATGAGAATAAGTGTGAGGGAATGATACCTATCCGCGACCTCGACGATGATTACTACGAGTTCGACGAAAAGAACTATTGCTTGCGCGGACGCCGGAAGAAACGCACATACAGCCTCGGCGACGCTATCACCATCAAAGTGGCACGTGCTAACCTGGAGAAAAAGCAATTGGACTTTGCACTGATTGAATAA
- a CDS encoding pyridoxamine 5'-phosphate oxidase family protein, with amino-acid sequence MKTITITDRRQIEDIIRKCPYCTVGMTDKEGNPYIVPMNFAWKNDTVYLHSGSEGSKVEMVVRHPQVCINFCEGHELVYMHKQVACSYSMKSRSVICKGKVRFIEDMDEKRRILDMLMKQYTDNECSYAEPAVRNVKIWEVKVDEISCRSFGLRPSEVK; translated from the coding sequence ATGAAGACAATTACTATTACAGATCGCAGACAGATAGAAGACATCATCCGTAAATGCCCTTATTGTACGGTGGGGATGACCGACAAAGAAGGCAATCCGTACATAGTGCCCATGAACTTTGCCTGGAAGAACGATACCGTTTACTTACACTCGGGGTCCGAAGGAAGCAAAGTGGAAATGGTGGTACGGCATCCGCAAGTCTGCATCAATTTCTGCGAAGGACACGAACTGGTGTATATGCACAAACAAGTGGCATGCAGTTACAGCATGAAATCCCGCAGCGTTATCTGCAAGGGCAAAGTGCGTTTCATCGAAGATATGGATGAAAAGCGCCGGATACTCGACATGCTTATGAAGCAATATACAGACAATGAATGCAGCTATGCCGAACCTGCTGTGCGCAATGTGAAAATATGGGAGGTGAAAGTGGATGAAATAAGTTGCAGGTCGTTCGGATTAAGGCCGAGTGAAGTAAAATAA
- a CDS encoding polysaccharide lyase 6 family protein, with the protein MLKSFIKLCWIFPLLAACSQGNWTIDLNSLQNTLEKARPGDTIYIKSGTYTNIQLQLEGYGTVEEPIVVMTQQPGSVFIEGVSNLRLCGEYVEINGLHFRNGYTPKGAVIEFRKGEKVANNCRITDCVIDYFNPIDRGVSGSWILLYGRNNRLDHNSILGKLYAGVTLAVILNGERDRNNNHRIDHNYFGERPILGSNGGETIRVGTSHHAFFSSNTVIEDNMFHHCNGEVEVVSIKSSDNIIRNNVFLECRGILALRHGNRNLVEGNAFIGNGLPCTGGVRVVNEGHIIKGNLFYGLKGDRFFAALGLMNAVPNSLPNRYHHVKDVTLEDNRFINCDNILFCVGKDNERTLPPSNISFIRNQFISKSDKALYQSFDDISGFTFIDNVVNYPYTVTQRGFQNNTTLLDSIDLKPYMEKKLGASWYTFSENHKLMLTGNEISVKAGQNTLLEAFNKAQSGDILNLSEEGVYWLDNTLLIDKYIRIQADSHLSKRPVLCFNGMSGKAFVTIVNGGNLEIQGLAFNGEGEAGKALSEGGITVKSGTITPYLLTVDNCEFYNFNESGLAAIRGEKSTFSPMVIIRNSFFHDMSGEAINFAGEKDDKGKYNVEELHVGNCIFYRLLGSALNIYRGGNDESTSGPLLTVNHCTIENVDNKEQGSAMRLIGVQSATVTNCSFANSGKGGASIRFNEMSWDKLSVSYINLYNSGCIASFWGKLGSKSITNYKPEYVDVNTGNFYQTSTSPLRNRASDKKDLGIT; encoded by the coding sequence ATGCTTAAATCATTTATTAAACTTTGTTGGATTTTTCCTTTGTTGGCCGCATGTTCGCAAGGAAATTGGACTATTGACTTAAATTCTCTTCAAAATACTTTGGAGAAGGCTCGTCCAGGTGATACGATTTATATTAAATCAGGTACATATACAAATATCCAGTTACAACTCGAGGGGTATGGTACGGTAGAAGAGCCGATTGTTGTTATGACTCAACAACCAGGCAGTGTTTTTATAGAAGGTGTATCTAATCTTCGTTTATGTGGAGAATACGTTGAAATAAACGGATTGCATTTTCGTAATGGTTACACTCCTAAAGGAGCTGTGATTGAGTTTCGTAAAGGTGAAAAAGTTGCTAACAACTGCCGTATAACAGATTGTGTCATTGATTACTTCAATCCGATAGATCGTGGGGTATCTGGGAGCTGGATTCTTCTTTACGGACGAAATAATCGACTGGACCATAATTCTATTTTGGGTAAGCTTTATGCAGGAGTAACTTTGGCTGTTATTTTAAATGGTGAGAGAGACCGTAATAATAATCATAGAATTGATCACAATTATTTCGGTGAACGCCCGATATTGGGCTCAAATGGGGGCGAAACGATTCGTGTGGGAACCTCACATCATGCATTTTTTTCTTCGAATACAGTGATAGAAGATAATATGTTTCACCATTGTAATGGGGAAGTTGAAGTTGTTTCTATCAAATCAAGTGATAACATTATTCGTAATAATGTATTTTTAGAATGTCGTGGTATTTTGGCTTTACGTCATGGTAACCGTAATTTAGTTGAAGGAAACGCATTTATAGGAAATGGATTACCTTGTACAGGCGGAGTACGTGTAGTCAATGAAGGCCATATTATTAAGGGGAATTTGTTCTATGGGCTGAAAGGTGATCGTTTTTTTGCGGCTCTTGGGTTGATGAATGCGGTTCCTAATTCTTTACCTAACCGTTATCATCATGTAAAGGATGTAACGTTAGAAGATAATCGTTTTATTAATTGTGATAATATCCTATTTTGTGTAGGAAAAGATAATGAACGTACATTACCACCCTCAAATATCTCTTTTATCCGTAATCAGTTCATTAGTAAGTCAGATAAAGCGCTTTATCAGTCTTTTGATGATATTTCTGGCTTTACTTTTATTGATAATGTGGTGAATTATCCCTATACCGTAACACAAAGGGGTTTTCAGAATAATACGACTTTATTAGATAGTATTGATTTAAAGCCATATATGGAGAAAAAACTCGGTGCAAGTTGGTATACTTTTTCTGAAAATCATAAATTGATGCTTACTGGTAATGAAATCAGTGTGAAGGCAGGACAAAATACGCTATTAGAGGCTTTTAACAAAGCGCAGTCCGGTGATATTTTGAATCTCTCGGAAGAGGGTGTTTATTGGCTGGATAATACTTTGTTGATAGATAAATATATTCGTATTCAAGCAGACTCCCATTTATCTAAACGTCCCGTTTTATGTTTTAATGGTATGTCTGGTAAAGCATTTGTGACCATTGTCAATGGTGGAAACTTGGAAATACAAGGTCTTGCTTTCAATGGTGAAGGTGAGGCAGGGAAAGCTTTGTCTGAAGGTGGTATAACTGTGAAATCAGGTACTATTACTCCTTATTTACTTACTGTTGATAATTGCGAATTCTATAATTTCAATGAATCTGGCTTGGCTGCCATTCGTGGCGAAAAATCTACTTTCTCACCAATGGTGATTATCCGGAATTCTTTTTTTCATGACATGTCAGGGGAAGCAATTAATTTTGCTGGAGAGAAAGATGATAAAGGTAAATACAATGTAGAAGAGTTACATGTTGGTAATTGTATATTTTATCGATTATTAGGTAGTGCTTTGAATATTTATCGAGGTGGAAATGATGAAAGCACCAGTGGACCATTGCTGACAGTTAACCATTGTACAATTGAAAATGTGGACAATAAAGAACAAGGTTCTGCTATGCGTTTGATAGGAGTACAAAGTGCTACTGTGACTAATTGTTCTTTTGCCAACAGTGGAAAGGGAGGAGCCAGTATTCGTTTCAATGAGATGAGTTGGGATAAATTGTCAGTATCTTATATTAATCTGTATAATTCTGGGTGTATTGCTTCTTTTTGGGGTAAATTGGGGAGTAAGAGTATTACAAACTATAAACCTGAATATGTAGATGTGAATACTGGTAATTTTTATCAGACTTCAACATCACCATTAAGAAATAGAGCTTCTGACAAGAAAGATTTAGGAATCACATAA
- a CDS encoding RagB/SusD family nutrient uptake outer membrane protein, whose product MKKMKYIIGLGLSLFLASCTDALDLQPKSDLTQTNFFNKTSDVELALVGCYDGLQQMSLNHDYVLMEMRSDLSSSYLAEGEFGYIDTFVKDIVESGDVYNYWKACFNALSRTNLVIDNLGIVNDEVTRNRIEGEARFIRALVYFNMVRLWGDLPIITRTIDANETDMFRRKPLSEVYSTVIIPDLEFAINNLPDMTKGKANAMAAKALLAKVYLTLGRHSDAKTLLATLINMSDPSKSTVSGVGLASDYSSIFSESTKWNSEILFAVQFNSTSGEGQTFSYDFSVFGGNSGLNTPTTPFAEECESDVVRSQTNLMEEDKAGIWIVCGKYLKRGTKPSQKDNAADAPILRYADVLLMYVEAVLGAPSEPYANDITNDVNALAVYNAVRARAGHLPVTSVSRNELLQERKFEFAFENQRWFDLQRVVGVSETIRIMEAHGQDSRLLPKQKFTKVERFQMLYPIPGREIRLLGKEILSQNEGYN is encoded by the coding sequence ATGAAAAAAATGAAATATATAATAGGTTTGGGTTTAAGCTTATTTTTGGCTTCCTGTACGGATGCATTGGATTTACAACCTAAATCAGATTTGACACAAACAAACTTCTTTAATAAGACAAGTGATGTTGAATTGGCTTTGGTTGGTTGTTATGACGGTCTCCAACAAATGTCTTTGAATCATGATTATGTATTGATGGAAATGCGTTCAGATCTTTCTTCTTCTTATTTGGCAGAAGGTGAGTTTGGATATATTGACACTTTTGTGAAAGATATTGTTGAGAGTGGTGATGTATATAATTATTGGAAAGCCTGTTTCAATGCTCTTTCCCGTACAAACTTAGTAATAGATAATTTGGGTATAGTAAATGATGAGGTGACTCGCAACCGAATAGAAGGTGAAGCACGCTTTATACGTGCATTAGTTTACTTTAATATGGTTCGTTTATGGGGGGATTTACCTATTATTACTCGTACGATAGATGCCAATGAAACAGATATGTTTCGCCGGAAGCCTCTTTCTGAGGTTTATTCTACTGTCATTATTCCCGATTTAGAGTTTGCTATAAATAATTTGCCTGACATGACTAAGGGCAAAGCAAATGCTATGGCAGCTAAAGCGTTGCTTGCTAAAGTATATCTTACTTTAGGTCGTCATTCCGATGCAAAGACTTTGCTTGCTACGTTGATTAATATGTCAGATCCTAGCAAGAGTACTGTTTCAGGAGTAGGATTAGCTTCAGACTATAGCTCTATATTCTCAGAAAGCACTAAATGGAATAGTGAGATATTATTTGCTGTTCAATTTAATTCTACTTCGGGTGAAGGACAAACATTTAGTTATGATTTTTCTGTATTTGGTGGTAATTCAGGTTTAAATACACCTACTACTCCATTCGCTGAGGAATGTGAAAGTGATGTTGTACGTAGCCAGACCAATTTAATGGAAGAAGATAAGGCGGGTATTTGGATTGTGTGTGGTAAATACTTGAAAAGGGGAACTAAGCCTTCACAAAAGGATAATGCTGCCGATGCTCCTATTTTACGTTATGCTGATGTACTTTTAATGTATGTTGAAGCGGTATTAGGTGCTCCCTCTGAACCTTATGCGAATGATATAACTAATGATGTGAATGCTTTAGCCGTTTATAATGCAGTGAGGGCACGTGCAGGGCATCTTCCCGTAACTTCGGTTTCTAGAAATGAATTACTTCAGGAACGTAAATTTGAGTTTGCGTTCGAAAACCAACGTTGGTTTGATTTACAGCGTGTAGTTGGAGTATCTGAAACGATTCGAATTATGGAAGCACACGGACAGGACTCTAGACTTTTACCAAAGCAGAAATTTACTAAGGTAGAAAGATTTCAAATGCTTTATCCTATTCCGGGACGTGAAATTCGTTTGTTAGGAAAAGAAATTTTATCTCAGAACGAGGGTTATAACTGA
- a CDS encoding sialate O-acetylesterase, whose protein sequence is MMKRGCIFVCLQICICWGLLWGVSTGNNFQLSLAEVFGEGMVLQQEDINNIWGIGRPFAIVQVEFQNQKVKTEVKPDGRWMLSLKNLAAGGPYRLKVTSGNESVLLSEVYVGEVWLATGQSNMERKLFMSENGEAVVRSANNQNIHFLIVPQVYYKGHNVNKEMKWQTATAPQVANMSAIGYYFACKLQKELNVPIGIICCYRGGTPAEAWVKEETLERDDKLRPILDNYRKVAIMDDTLYEKKMEEYKVLYRVYNDSVTMGYKNVVRPFEPVGPKHHKRPCGLYHTMLQRIIPYTAKGVIWYQGEGNAERAEQYRVLFPALIRQWRTDFHQPDLPFYFVQLSNFDHPFWQDRPNWAELRDAQLFTWKTVKNTAMVVSIDKGEKNDVHPIYKKPIGERLASCALHLQYDKKVPYSGPVYKSMQIKDNKAEISFDFVYSGLTALGEELKGFSICGADYNFVSARAEIRDGKVFVWSDVVERPIAVRYGWSNWTEANLFNKEGFPATPFRTDNFSLMTEGIYYPMKIR, encoded by the coding sequence ATGATGAAAAGAGGTTGTATATTTGTATGTTTGCAAATTTGTATCTGTTGGGGGCTCCTTTGGGGAGTCTCCACGGGTAATAATTTCCAGTTGTCTTTAGCTGAAGTTTTTGGTGAAGGAATGGTATTGCAGCAAGAAGATATAAATAATATTTGGGGAATAGGACGTCCTTTTGCTATAGTACAGGTCGAATTTCAAAATCAAAAAGTAAAGACAGAAGTTAAGCCTGACGGGCGCTGGATGTTGTCTTTGAAGAATCTGGCTGCTGGGGGGCCATATCGGTTAAAAGTAACTTCAGGAAATGAATCTGTTCTACTGTCTGAAGTGTATGTTGGAGAAGTGTGGTTAGCAACAGGACAATCAAATATGGAGCGTAAGCTGTTTATGAGTGAAAATGGAGAAGCTGTTGTTCGTTCAGCTAATAATCAGAATATTCATTTTCTAATAGTACCTCAAGTATATTATAAAGGGCATAATGTTAATAAAGAAATGAAATGGCAGACCGCAACAGCGCCACAAGTTGCGAATATGTCTGCCATCGGTTATTATTTTGCTTGTAAACTTCAGAAAGAATTAAATGTTCCTATTGGTATCATTTGTTGTTATCGTGGTGGAACGCCTGCTGAAGCTTGGGTGAAAGAAGAGACGCTGGAAAGAGATGATAAATTACGTCCTATTTTGGATAATTATCGTAAAGTTGCTATTATGGATGATACCTTATATGAGAAAAAAATGGAGGAGTATAAGGTACTTTATAGGGTTTATAATGACTCAGTGACTATGGGATATAAAAACGTTGTTCGTCCTTTCGAACCAGTGGGCCCTAAACATCATAAACGCCCTTGTGGATTGTATCATACTATGTTGCAGCGTATTATTCCTTATACGGCTAAAGGTGTAATTTGGTATCAAGGCGAGGGTAATGCAGAGCGGGCGGAGCAGTATAGAGTACTTTTTCCAGCATTAATTAGACAATGGCGTACTGATTTTCATCAACCTGATTTACCATTTTATTTTGTTCAGTTGTCGAATTTTGATCATCCTTTTTGGCAAGATCGTCCAAATTGGGCTGAGTTACGTGATGCCCAGCTATTTACATGGAAAACAGTAAAGAATACTGCTATGGTAGTCAGTATTGATAAAGGGGAGAAAAACGATGTACACCCTATTTATAAGAAACCTATTGGTGAACGTTTAGCATCCTGTGCTTTGCATTTGCAATATGATAAAAAAGTACCATATTCAGGCCCGGTATATAAATCAATGCAAATAAAAGACAATAAAGCAGAAATTAGTTTTGACTTTGTTTATTCTGGTTTGACTGCTTTGGGCGAGGAATTGAAAGGTTTTTCTATTTGTGGGGCGGATTATAATTTTGTATCGGCAAGAGCGGAAATTAGGGATGGAAAAGTATTTGTCTGGTCTGATGTTGTAGAGCGTCCTATTGCGGTACGTTATGGTTGGTCTAATTGGACGGAAGCTAATCTTTTTAATAAAGAGGGTTTCCCAGCAACTCCTTTCCGTACAGATAATTTCTCATTAATGACAGAGGGTATTTATTATCCGATGAAAATTCGTTAA